Below is a genomic region from Candidatus Dependentiae bacterium.
AAATCACTTTTTGCAGCATCTTGAAGCATTCACCCCATCCTTATAACTAACAATCCCCCTACAGTCCCCACGAACAACACAACAAAACTTAATCCCATAACGCCATCCATAACCCCATGCTCACGATAGATTTTTATCGCCATAGGCAACGTAATGCCGGCAGCACCACCCAACACACTTCCCGCACCAACCTCAGTCAAACTCAATCCAAATGCAATGTAAAAAGCCTGCCACAAAGCCCCGCGTAAAAAGGGAAGCTCAAGCGTTTGCCATCTTTGCAATCGAGTAGCCCCAAAAGAGCGCGCAGTTAATTCCCACTCAGATTGCCACCCAACCATATGCGCTTTGACAATGCGATAGGTAAACGGATAATTAAGTACCATATGGCACAGCACAGCAACCATAGCCATGGAAAGGACAGGCGCTCGCGCTATCCACACAAAAAAAATACCACACCCAACACTGCCAACCAGACATGGCAACATGGTGCATAGCGCAACTAACTTTTTAGAGGTACTATGCTGTACGCGCTGCATAATTTCACACAACACAAGGCCAACTATGACAGCCCCACCGCTACTGACCAATGCCAAGAACAAGCTATTAAAAATTACGCGATATACCGGGACACCCAAAATGAGGTCAACATCACCAACGAATATCTGGCGTAAAAAATTTGCGACAGCACCATTGGCCATAGCAACAAGCAGTGCGCACAGGGGGCCAATGGTCAAAACGACTGCCGT
It encodes:
- a CDS encoding ABC transporter permease subunit; amino-acid sequence: MVIKGFDMDYAWLIIFSCSVMQALCSTILSLGIAVPLAHFFYRFNFFGKHFWLSLVPLLCIMPTKLVGLAISKFYGLQGFFGIILGHGMLNIPFCFYLLQGTYAKFDHRWDLVAQQHGASPWQCYSDIYLPFLRPTIIAAASIIFVLCFSSVALPMVLGVAMHHMTPDVTIANLYHTDDWYGAGFFFVIRLLVVLPISMVETHGAKSAWLSHDSMAYASVQYKPRKHGYGWLLLCLTAVVLTIGPLCALLVAMANGAVANFLRQIFVGDVDLILGVPVYRVIFNSLFLALVSSGGAVIVGLVLCEIMQRVQHSTSKKLVALCTMLPCLVGSVGCGIFFVWIARAPVLSMAMVAVLCHMVLNYPFTYRIVKAHMVGWQSEWELTARSFGATRLQRWQTLELPFLRGALWQAFYIAFGLSLTEVGAGSVLGGAAGITLPMAIKIYREHGVMDGVMGLSFVVLFVGTVGGLLVIRMG